In Lodderomyces elongisporus chromosome 2, complete sequence, the following proteins share a genomic window:
- the SSC1 gene encoding Hsp70 ATPase ssc1, whose amino-acid sequence MLAVRSSLRNTQHQLPAFAKFAVSRAQSTAAPTGPVIGIDLGTTNSAVAVMEGKTPKILENSEGGRTTPSIVAFTKDNERLVGIPAKRQAVVNPENTLFATKRLIGRRFEDKEVQRDINEVPYKIVKHNNGDAWLEARGEQYSPQQIGGFVLNKMKETAEAALGKKINSAVVTVPAYFNDAQRQATKDAGKIVGLNVLRVVNEPTAAALAYGLEKKDGEVVAVFDLGGGTFDISILDIGAGVFEVKSTNGDTHLGGEDFDIALVRYIVDAFKKESGIDLSKDRMAIQRIREAAEKAKIELSSTVSTDINLPFITADASGPKHINQKISRAQYENLVEGLIKKTIEPCKKALKDAGLTASDVSEVILVGGMSRMPKVVETVKQIFGKEPSKAVNPDEAVAMGAAIQGGILAGEVKDVVLLDVTPLSLGIETMGGVFARLISRNTTIPAKKSQIFSTASAGQTSVEIRVFQGERELTRDNKLIGNFTLSGIPPAPKGVPQIEVTFDIDTDGIIKVSARDKASNKDASITVAGSSGLSDAEIEKMVNDAEKFAESDKARREAIETANRADQLCNDTENSLNEHKEKLSTEAVDKIKESIAKLREIVLKAQAGEEVVAEELKQKTEELQNEAINLFKDLYKDGGDSSSSSSSSSEEPKN is encoded by the coding sequence ATGTTAGCTGTTAGATCATCTTTGAGAAATACTCAACATCAACTCCCGGCCTTTGCCAAGTTTGCTGTCAGTCGTGCTCAATCCACTGCTGCACCAACTGGTCCAGTTATCGGTATCGACTTGGGTACCACCAACTCAGCTGTTGCTGTGATGGAAGGTAAGACCCCTAAGATCTTGGAGAACTCGGAAGGTGGAAGAACTACCCCATCAATTGTTGCCTTCACCAAGGACAATGAAAGATTGGTTGGTATTCCAGCCAAACGTCAAGCTGTTGTCAACCCAGAAAACACCTTGTTTGCCACCAAGCGTTTGATTGGTAGAAGATTCGAGGACAAGGAAGTTCAAAGAGACATCAATGAAGTTCCATACAAGATTGTCAAGCACAACAATGGTGATGCTTGGTTGGAAGCTAGAGGCGAACAATACTCACCACAACAAATTggtggttttgttttgaacaAGATGAAAGAGACTGCTGAAGCTGCTTTGGGTAAGAAGATCAACAGTGCTGTTGTCACAGTGCCAGCATACTTCAACGATGCTCAAAGACAAGCCACCAAGGATGCCGGTAAGATTGTTGGTTTGAACGTTTTGAGAGTTGTTAACGAAccaactgctgctgctttgGCTTATGGTTTGGAGAAGAAAGATGGTGAAGTTGTCGCTGTTTTCGATTTGGGTGGTGGTACTTTTGATATCTCCATCTTGGACATTGGTGCAGGTGTTTTTGAAGTGAAGTCCACCAACGGTGACACTCACTTGGGTGGTGAAGATTTCGATATTGCTTTGGTTAGATACATTGTTGATGCATTTAAGAAGGAATCAGGTATTGATTTATCCAAGGACAGAATGGCCATCCAACGTATCAGAGAAGCTGCTGAAAAGGCCAAGATTGAATTGTCATCAACTGTGTCTACCGACATTAATTTGCCATTTATCACTGCTGATGCTTCAGGACCAAAGCACATCAACCAAAAGATCTCAAGAGCTCAATACGAAAACTTGGTTGAAGGATTGATCAAGAAGACCATCGAGCCTTGTAAGAAGGCATTGAAGGATGCCGGATTAACTGCATCCGATGTCTCTGAAGTCATCTTGGTTGGTGGTATGTCAAGAATGCCAAAGGTTGTTGAAACTGTTAAGCAAATCTTTGGTAAGGAACCATCAAAGGCTGTCAACCCAGATGAAGCCGTTGCTATGGGTGCTGCTATTCAAGGTGGTATCCTTGCTGGTGAAGTTAAGGACGTTGTTTTGTTGGACGTTACCCCATTGTCATTGGGTATCGAGACCATGGGTGGTGTCTTTGCTAGATTGATTTCTAGAAACACCACCATTCCAGCTAAGAAATCACAAATTTTCTCAACTGCATCTGCTGGTCAAACCTCAGTTGAAATCAGAGTTTTCCAAGGTGAAAGAGAATTGACTAGAGACAACAAATTGATTGGTAACTTTACCTTGTCTGGTATTccaccagcaccaaaaGGTGTCCCACAAATTGAAGTTACTTTCGACATTGATACTGATGGTATCATCAAGGTCTCAGCTAGAGACAAGGCTTCCAACAAGGACGCTTCGATCACCGTTGCTGGCTCTTCAGGTTTGTCTGATGccgaaattgaaaagatggTCAACGATGCTGAGAAGTTTGCTGAGTCTGATAAAGCTAGAAGGGAAGCTATCGAGACTGCCAACAGAGCCGATCAATTATGTAATGATACCGAAAACTCATTGAATGAACACAAGGAGAAATTGTCTACTGAAGCAGTTGACAAGATCAAGGAATCTATTGCTAAGTTGAGAGAAATTGTTCTCAAGGCTCAAGCTGGTGAAGAAGTTGTTGCTgaagaattgaaacaaaagactGAAGAGTTACAAAACGAAGCTATCAACTTATTCAAGGACCTTTACAAAGACGGTGGTGActcatcatcctcatcctcatcatcatctgaAGAACctaagaattaa
- the tgs1 gene encoding putative diacylglycerol O-acyltransferase tgs1 (BUSCO:EOG0926306O), with product MSDSEFSAHADHYSIQPHIYSQDAETNNFINSPSSTASPNRQTPPPGKVEKKGNNRKKRNNKNKKNKNKAKWKQNDASKSIADENYFEEGTSESQDPNNYYSGELLMHTYYTLPPSVQKFWTRRYELFSKYDEGIFLSEELWYSVTSELVAKYTAQLFVKLLPTDAQYGLDVCCGGGGNTIQFARYFESVGAIDINRTNLYCTERNCQVYGVDDKVWTLQADWAEITKRKDNGTINLDWIPEKILEERRVKVANAIDTPVELSSSDVTSSSIPTQCFDFIFSSPPWGGTNYDKNEFNVYEMKPFNIVDLLRTMKQYADNIGLFLPKSSNLMQLSMATKEVYGDFKKCRVIYINSKGRSVAMLALFGDSFTARFDELDDISEEALMNEFERGSPTYGKDTEMEQDLGLELGLESESESGSESESNNEL from the coding sequence ATGTCGGATTCCGAATTCAGTGCCCATGCAGATCACTATAGTATTCAGCCTCATATTTATTCTCAAGATGCAGAGACTAATAATTTCATAAACTCGCCTTCTTCAACAGCTTCTCCAAACCGACAGACACCACCTCCtggaaaagttgaaaaaaaaggcaatAATAGGAAAAAACGGAACAAcaagaataagaaaaataagaacAAAGCCAAATGGAAACAAAACGATGCTTCAAAATCCATAGCAGACGAAAACTACTTTGAAGAAGGAACTTCTGAGCTGCAAGATCCAAATAATTACTATAGTGGGGAATTGTTGATGCACACATACTATACACTACCTCCATCAGTACAAAAGTTTTGGACGAGACGATATGAattgttttccaaatatGATGAAGGAATTTTCCTTTCCGAGGAGTTGTGGTATAGTGTTACCTCGGAATTGGTTGCCAAGTATACTGCTCAGCTATTTGTGAAGCTTTTACCAACAGATGCACAATATGGTTTAGATGTATGTTGTGGAGGCGGTGGCAATACAATACAGTTTGCACGTTACTTTGAATCTGTTGGTGCAATTGACATCAATAGAACAAATTTGTATTGCACAGAACGAAATTGTCAAGTGTATGGAGTGGACGATAAGGTATGGACATTACAAGCGGACTGGGCAGAGAttacaaagagaaaagacaaTGGCACTATAAATTTAGATTGGATACCAGAGAAAATACTCGAAGAAAGGAGAGTAAAAGTTGCGAATGCAATTGATACACCAGTTGAGTTAAGCTCAAGTGATGTCACTTCATCGTCTATTCCAACTCAATGTTTTGACTTCATTTTCAGTTCACCACCATGGGGTGGTACAAACTATGACAAGAACGAATTTAACGTATATGAGATGAAACCTTTTAATATTGTGGATTTGTTGCGAACTATGAAGCAGTATGCGGACAATATTGGACTATTTTTACCGAAGCTGTCTAATCTCATGCAATTGAGTATGGCCACAAAGGAAGTATATGGAGATTTCAAAAAGTGCCGTGTCATTTATATAAATTCCAAGGGTCGTTCGGTGGCAATGTTGGCCCTCTTTGGTGATTCATTTACAGCCAGATTTGATGAGTTGGATGATATCAGCGAGGAGGCATTAATGAATGAGTTTGAACGAGGTTCACCAACTTATGGGAAAGATACAGAGATGGAACAAGATTTGGGGTTGGAGTTGGGGTtggaactggaactggaactggggctggaactggaactgAACAATGAGCTATAG
- the MCM3 gene encoding MCM DNA helicase complex subunit: MNDNTQFDEQPLDAVFGDRVRRFQEFLDRDDANTGINYRSQIRNLIIKSKNRLNVSIDQIRDFDREFWQGLLNQPADYLPACERALRDTVLTIYDPSDSDFPSEFDSSQQYYLSFKGAFGSHSVTARSIDSSYLSKMVSIEGIVTRASLVRPKVIRSVHYAEATGRFYAREYRDQTTSFDAISTPAIYPTEDMEGNKLTTEYGYSTYRDHQKISVQEMPETAPAGQLPRSVDVILDDDLVDLTKPGDRVQIVGVYRALGGGANNNSSFKTVILGNSVYPLHARSTGVASQEKITDQDIRNINKLSKEKNIFETLSQSLAPSIYGFEYIKKAVLLMMMGGVEKNLDNGTHLRGDINILMVGDPSTAKSQILRFVLNTASLAIATTGRGSSGVGLTAAVTTDKETGERRLEAGAMVLADRGIVCIDEFDKMSDSDRVAIHEVMEQQTVTIAKAGIHTSLNARCSVIAAANPVFGQYDVHKDPHKNIALPDSLLSRFDLLFVVTDDVNPTKDRVISEHVLRMHRFIAPGMMEGEPIREKSSVTLAVGDDETNEKELLEQPVFQKFNALLHAGVAKTGRGKKSPTILSIPFLKKYIQYAKQRIKPVLTKSASDYIVVTYSSLRNDLIGNNQRNTAPITARTLETLIRLATAHAKVRLSKTVEVKDAKVAEEMLRFALFKEIAKKQHKKKRRTEAEALDSDSEVSGDEKGEEEQEEEQQEEEEEVDNLRPSERRTRLRGQQQAQRQESTSPPSTPVSANVGDTDAVDAEEQLVGEQLENMHLTNAPQAEAQTSVATTMANRNTSGALSEMSHNAPPATTTPLADRTLNAEQLPTISEERFQLFFRTLGQVVQTELFNNDSQCAPYDAAVAAVNDLIDQEEKFTDAELLSATNRMSDEGKIFLEGGKIWRI, translated from the coding sequence ATGAACGACAACACACAGTTTGATGAGCAACCGTTGGATGCTGTATTTGGTGACAGAGTGCGTAGATTTCAAGAATTTCTAGATAGAGACGATGCAAATACCGGTATCAATTATAGGTCACAGATTCGAAACCTTATAATCAAAAGCAAGAATAGACTCAATGTATCCATTGACCAAATAAGAGATTTTGATCGAGAATTTTGGCAAGGTTTGCTTAATCAACCAGCGGATTACCTTCCGGCATGCGAACGTGCTTTGAGAGACACAGTGTTGACAATATACGATCCTTCAGATTCAGATTTTCCCTCGGAGTTCGATTCCAGTCAGCAATACTATTTGAGTTTCAAAGGGGCTTTTGGTAGTCACTCGGTTACTGCTCGTTCCATTGACTCTAGTTATTTGTCGAAAATGGTTTCCATTGAAGGTATTGTCACACGTGCCTCATTGGTGCGCCCCAAAGTTATTAGATCGGTACATTATGCAGAGGCAACAGGAAGGTTTTACGCAAGAGAGTACAGAGACCAAACCACTTCATTTGATGCCATCTCGACACCGGCAATTTACCCAACAGAAGATATGGAGGGAAATAAATTAACTACCGAGTATGGGTATTCCACATACAGAGATCATCAGAAAATCTCTGTTCAAGAAATGCCAGAGACAGCACCAGCTGGCCAATTACCAAGATCGGTTGACGTGATACTCGACGATGATTTGGTTGACTTGACAAAGCCAGGTGATCGTGTTCAAATAGTTGGTGTTTACAGAGCCTTGGGCGGTGGTGCTAATAACAATTCTTCGTTCAAAACCGTTATCTTGGGGAACTCAGTTTATCCATTGCATGCCAGGTCTACTGGTGTAGCTTCACAAGAAAAGATTACTGATCAAGATATAAGAAATATCAACAAGCTTTCAAAGGAGAAGAACATATTTGAAACTTTGTCCCAATCGCTCGCTCCCTCGATTTATGGGTTTGAATACATTAAAAAGGCAGtcttgttgatgatgatgggtGGTGTTGAAAAGAACTTGGATAATGGAACACATTTGAGAGGTGATATTAATATCTTGATGGTGGGTGACCCATCGACTGCCAAGTCGCAAATCTTGAGGTTTGTGTTAAACACAGCATCTTTGGCGATAGCCACTACGGGTAGAGGTTCCTCAGGTGTTGGTTTGACTGCGGCAGTCACCACTGATAAGGAAACTGGTGAAAGGAGATTGGAAGCAGGTGCAATGGTTTTGGCTGATCGAGGTATTGTGTGTATTGATGAGTTTGACAAAATGTCTGATTCCGATAGAGTTGCTATTCACGAAGTGATGGAACAACAAACCGTTACTATTGCCAAGGCAGGTATTCACACATCACTAAATGCTAGATGTTCAGTTATTGCAGCTGCCAATCCAGTGTTTGGGCAATACGATGTTCACAAAGATCCACACAAGAATATCGCGTTACCAGATTCCTTATTATCGCGTTTTGACTTGTTATTTGTCGTTACGGATGATGTAAATCCCACAAAGGATAGAGTCATTTCGGAGCATGTATTGAGAATGCACAGGTTCATTGCTCCAGGTATGATGGAAGGTGAACCTATTCGCGAGAAATCAAGTGTGACACTTGCAGTTGGGGACGACGAAACCAACGAAAAGGAGTTGTTGGAGCAGCCAGTTTTTCAGAAATTCAATGCTCTACTACACGCGGGCGTTGCCAAAACGGGGCGCGGTAAGAAGTCACCAACTATCTTATCCATTCCATTTCTCAAGAAATATATTCAATATGCCAAACAAAGAATCAAGCCAGTTTTGACAAAGAGCGCATCCGATTACATTGTTGTTACATATTCTTCCTTGCGTAATGATTTGATTGGTAATAACCAAAGAAATACAGCACCAATAACAGCGAGAACTTTGGAAACATTAATTCGTCTTGCAACAGCTCACGCTAAAGTAAGGCTTTCGAAAACTGTTGAAGTCAAAGATGCAAAAGTTGCTGAAGAAATGTTGAGATTTGCTTTATTCAAAgaaattgcaaagaaacaacataagaaaaagagaaggacCGAAGCTGAAGCACTCGATTCTGACCTGGAAGTATCCGGGGATGAGAagggagaagaagaacaagaagaagaacaacaagaagaagaagaagaggtgGATAACTTGAGACCAAGTGAGAGACGAACAAGATTGAGGGGACAACAGCAAGCTCAACGCCAAGAAAGCACATCTCCACCATCAACTCCCGTTTCAGCAAATGTCGGAGACACGGACGCAGTTGATGCAGAAGAACAGTTAGTAGGAGAGCAACTTGAAAACATGCATTTGACAAATGCACCACAAGCAGAAGCACAAACATCcgtagcaacaacaatggcCAATAGAAATACATCAGGCGCACTTTCTGAGATGTCTCATAATGCACCTCCTGCAACTACAACACCATTGGCGGATCGTACTCTCAATGCTGAACAATTGCCCACCATTAGTGAAGAAAGATTCCAGCTTTTCTTTAGAACTTTGGGTCAAGTTGTTCAAACTGAACTCTTCAACAATGACAGTCAGTGTGCCCCTTATGATGCTGCAGTTGCCGCTGTTAACGATTTAATTGATCAGGAAGAGAAATTTACCGATGCAGAGTTGCTTAGCGCTACAAACAGAATGCTGGACGAAGGTAAGATTTTCCTCGAGGGTGGCAAAATATGGCGTATTtag